Within the Iodidimonas sp. SYSU 1G8 genome, the region TATGAAATGAAGGCGCCGGGCGCGCCGGAGCGCGTCAGCTGCCAGGGCGGATATCTCACCGTTCACTGGGGCGGCAAAGGGCATTTCCATCTGTGCATCGGCACCAATCGGGGGCCTGCCAGCAACCCCAATCCGCCGGAGCTGATTGCCCACCGGCGGCCCAGCCGGGCGGAATTCTTCCGCCGGCTGGACAAGCAGGGTCATCCCGTTTCCTGGGGCTACCGGATGTTCAACGGCAAGGGCGAGCCCCAGATCACCATCTTCTTCGCCAACCCGTTCATCACCGACGCGGATCAGCTCGCGGATGCGCCCGACTGGTCGCGGCTGGCGACCTGGGACGCGATCATGGCCGACTACGCGGGCCACCAGCCGGACGGGCTGGATCGGCTTGGCAAGGGGTTCCGGGGTGCGTGACACCTCGCGGCTCGCGGTGGCCATCGGGGTTGCGGTCGCCACCCTTTGCGGCGGCGCGTCGGCGCTGCCGCGGGTCGCATCGACCACCATATGCGGCGACCAGCTTGTTCTGACGTTGGCGGACCGGGCGCAGATCGCATCGGTCAGTCAGGAAGCGACCGGGCCACTGTCCCTTCACGCCGACGAGGCGGCGGGTCTGCCGCGCAACCGGAAGACAGCGGAGGAACTGCTGGGGGTTGGCGCCGACGTGGTGCTGATGGATGCGCGCGGCGAACCCAAGCTGGAAGAGATGCTCACGCGCCTCGGTATCCGCGTGATCCGGCTGAACCTCAGTTCGGAATTCGCCGACATCGAGGAGACCGTGATGCATGTGGCCGAGGCCTTCGGCCAGCGTGCGCGGGGACTGGCGATGGTGGCGGATATGCGCCGCCGGCGCGCGGCGGTCGCCGCAACCGTGCCGCCAGGACCGCGTCCGCGCTTCGTCTATTACCGCCCCGATGGCGGCAGCGCCGGGCTGAACACCTTCGTCGATACGGCCATGCGGGCAAGCGGCTTCGACAATTTCCAGGCGGATCGCGGCCAGGTCGGCTGGGGAACCCTGCCCCTCGAGGTGCTGGTCAACGATCCGCCTGACGGCTTCGTCGTCAGCTTCTTCGACACGTCGCAAAGTTCGATCCGCCGCACCTTCATGACGCATGCCTATCTGCACCGGCTCATGGACGAGAAGCCTGTAATCGGCGTGCCCGGCAAGCTCTGGCCTTGTGCCGGGCCCATGGTCGTCGATGCCGCCGAGCTGCTCGCATCCGAGCGCGTCCGGGGCATGCCGGAGGAAAGACCGTGAAGGCGCCGCTGTCGCTCCATTACGTCGTGCTGCTCAATGTTTCTCTGACACTGGTGGCGCTGGGCATGGCCATCATGTCGCTGCGTTTCGGCTATGTGCCATTGCCTGCATCGGATGTTCTCGCGGGACTGCTGGGCAGCGCGGACGAAAAAATCGTCACCATCATTCGCGACCTGCGCCTTCCCAGGACCATACTGGCCTTGCTGATCGGCGCGGCCACCGGATTGGCGGGCGCCGTGCTGCAAAGCCTGCTGCGCAATCCGCTGGCCGAGCCGAGCGTGGTCGGCATTACCGGCGGCGCGAGTCTCGGGGCCGTGATCGCCCTCTACTTTGGTTTGTCGGCGGTCTTCCCGTTCGCCTTGCCGCTGTCCGCGCTGACGGGCGCCGCCATCGCGACCATCGTGCTCTATCTGGTCGCGGCGCGGGATTCGAGCACGCTGACCCTCATTCTCGTCGGCATGGCGATTGGCGGCATTTCCCTGTCGTTGATTTCGCTCGCCATGAACCTCTCGCCCAATCCCTGGGCGGTGAGCGAGATCATCTTCTGGCTGCTGGGCTCCGTCCGTGACCGCAGCTTTGCCGATGTGACGCTGGCGGCGCCCTTTATCGTCACCGGCATCGCGGTGCTGTTGACCCTGGGAAAGCCGCTCGATGCGCTCAGCCTGGGCGAGGAAGCGGCGCAGAGTCTTGGCATGGACCTCACGCGAGTGCGGGTGCTGGCGATCGTCGGCACCAGTCTGGCGGTTGGTGCCTCGGTCGCGGTCGCCGGAACGATCGGGTTCGTGGGACTGGTGGTACCGCATCTGCTGCGTCCATTGGTCGGGCAGATGCCCAGCCGCCTGCTGTTGCCGAGCGCGCTGGGCGGGGCGGCGCTGCTGGCCGCCGCGGATGTGGTGGTGCGCCTTATTACCGTGGGACCGGAGCTGCATCTGGGCATCGTCACCTCGCTGATCGGTGCGCCGTTCTTCCTTTACCTGATCCTCAAGACCAGAAAGATCGTGCGATGACCGAACTGACGGCTCACGGGATCGATGTGTCGATCAATGGCAAACCGATCCTCGAGGATATCGGCTTCACGGTGGGCTCCGGCGGGCTGATGGGACTGATCGGTCCCAACGGGGCGGGCAAATCCACGCTGATCCGTGCGCTCGCGCGCCTGCAACAGATGGTGCGCGGCACCGTATCGATCGACGGCAAGAGCATCGCGGATCTGCCGCGCAAGGAACTGGCGCGGCGGATCGCCTACCTGCCTCAGGGGCATACCGTGCACTGGCCGCTCGATGTCTATCATCTTGTGGCGCTCGGCCGGCTGCCGCACCTGTCGCCCCTCGCACGCGTGTCCGCGCGGGATGACGCGGCCATCATGAGCGCCATGGAGCGTGCCGATGTGACCCGGTTCGCCGACCGCACTGTGACGACCTTGTCCGGCGGCGAGCGGGCGCGTGTCATGCTGGCGCGGGCGCTGGCGGTCGAGACGCCGATTCTGCTCGCCGACGAACCGGTCGCTTCGCTCGACCCGTTTCATCAGCTTCAGGTCATGGAACTGCTGCGGGGCATTGCCGAGGATGGCCGCCTCGTCATCGCCGTCCTGCACGATTTGCCGCTGGCGGCCCGGTTCTGCCGCCGGTTGTTGCTGATGGAAGGTGGGCGTCTTGTGGCGGATGGGACGCCCGAGGCGGTGCTGGCGCAGAACCATCTGCGCGACGCCTACGCCATCGAAGGCATTCATGGCGCGGAGCAGGGCGAGCACTTCGTCCTGCCCTGGCGCCGTCTGGGTCACAACGGCGCGAGGATCGGCTGATGTTGAAGAAGATTGGCGGTGAGGCTTCCATCATTGTCTGTTCCACCTGCCGCTATACGGCGGATGAGCGCGACAGTCCCGACGGCGTGCGCGGCGGGGTCCTGATGGCGCGGGCCGTGCGAGAGGCTGCCGCGGCACATGATGACGTCGAGGTGCAGGAGATGGCCTGCCTCTTCGCCTGTTCCCAGCGCTGCGCGGTCCATCTGCGCGCCGCGGGCAAGATCGGCTATGTGCTGGGCAAGTTCGAGCCATCGCCCGAGGCGGCACGGGCGATCGTCGATTATTTCCGCCTCTACACCGCGTCCGATGAAGGCGTGGTGCCCTACAAGGACTGGCCTGAGGAGATCAAGGGGCACTTTCTGGTCCGCGTGCCGCCCGCTGGTTTCGTGACGGATTAACCCGTGCCGCCCTTGTTTCCGACGGGTCATCATGGGGGTTCGGGCGCGGACTATCTCCGCCGCTTTCACCCCGGCGCGCCGCGGCCCTGGCTGGATCTGTCGACGGGCATCAACCCTTTTCCGTACCCTGTCGGTACCATCGGGACGGCGGCCTGGACCGCATTGCCGTCGCCCGAGGCCGAGCACGCCTGCCGCATGGCCATGGCGGCCTATCTGGGCACCGCGCCGGACGCGCTGGCGCTCTTGCCCGGCTCCCAGGCGGGCATCGCCCTTGTCCCCCGCCTGTTCGCCCGAGGAGACGTGGACATCGTCGAACCCACCTATAACGAACACGCGCGGGCCTGGCGTGACGCGGGACACGACGTCCGGGGCATTTCTGTGGAAGAGATGGCGGGCAGCACGGCCGCTGTGCTGGTGGTGGTCAATCCCAACAATCCCGATGGCCGGGTTTACAGCGCCGAGGCGTTGCTCGTGCTGGCGCGGCACCGGTCGGCCGCCGGGCGCTGGCTGGTGGTCGATGAGGCGTTCGCCGACCTGACTCCAGAGCACGCCGTCGCGTCCGATGCGCGGGCGCTGAACCTGATCGTCTTGCGGTCTTTCGGCAAGTTCTTCGGCCTGGCGGGTGTCCGCCTGGGCGCGGTCGCCGCGCCGCCTTCGGTGGTGGCGCGGCTCGAGCGCCTGATCGGTCCCTGGGCGGTTTCCGGCCCGGCGCTCGAAATCGGCGCGCGCGCCTATGCCGATACGGTCTGGCATGAGATGGCGAGACGTGCGCTGGGCCAGCGGGCGCGACAGATGCGAGAACTCCTGGCCGCCGCGCGACTTCAACTGCTCGGCGGCACCGACCTGTTCCATCTCACGGGCCATGACCAGGCCCCGATCATTTTCGAGCGGCTCGCGAACGCCGGCATCTATGTCCGGCGGTTCCGGCGCAATCCCCGGTGGCTGCGCTTCGGCCTGCCGCCCGACGAGATGGCGCAGGTCCGGCTCGCGGAAGCCCTCGCGCCATGACCGCGCGGGCGCTGATGTTCCAGGGTACCGGTTCGGACGTGGGCAAGTCGGTGATTGTCGCCGGCCTGTGCCGTGCCTTGCGGCTGCGCGGCATGCGTGTAGTGCCGTTCAAGCCGCAGAACATGTCCAACAATGCCGCAGTGACGGCGGAGGGCGGCGAGATCGGGCGGGCACAGGCGTTGCAGGCGCGCGCGGCGGGCATTGCGGCCAGCGTGCACATGAATCCAGTGCTGCTGAAGCCGGAAGGGGATCGGGGCTCGCAGGTCGTGATCCACGGGCGGGTATCGGGCGCGATCGCGTCGCGCGACTGGTCGAGCCGGCGCGACCGCTTCATGACGCCCATTCTCGACAGTTTCGGGCAGCTCGCGTCGTCTCATGAGATGATCCTGGTGGAAGGCGCGGGCAGCCCGGCCGAGACCAATCTGCGGGCCGGCGACGTGGCCAATATGGGGTTTGCCCGCGCCGCCGGTGTGCCGGTGGTCTTGATCGGCGATATCGACCGGGGCGGGGTCATCGCCAGCCTGATCGGCACGCATGCGGTGCTCGATGATGCGGACCGCGCGCATATCCGCGCCTTCATGGTCAACAAGTTCCGGGGCGATCCGGCCCTGTTCGCCGATGGGCTGCGAACAGTGGCCGAGATGACGGGCTGGCATTCCATGGGCATCGTGCCGTGGCTTGCCGCTGTATCCCGGCTGCCCGCCGAGGATGCTGTCCCGCTGGAACAAGGGGCGATCAGCGCGGCGCATGGTCTGAAGATCGCCGTCCCGATGCTGTCGCGCATCGCGAATTTCGACGATCTCGATCCGCTGCGCGCGGAACCGGGTGTCAGTATCGTCTTCGTGCCGCCGGGCACGCCGCTGCCGCTCGACGCCGACGCCGTCATCCTGCCGGGAACGAAATCCACCTTGGCTGATCTTGCCATGCTCCGCGCCCAGGGCTGGGACACCGACATCCTCGCGCTGGCGCGGGCGGGGCGCCGCGTTCTGGGCCTGTGCGGCGGCTTCCAGCTGCTAGGACGCACCATCCGCGACGGGCACGGGCTGGATGGTGCGCCGGGCGAGGCGGCGGGACTTGGTCTTCTTGATGTAACCACGGAGATGGCCGGGGAGAAGACGGTGCGCGAGGCCGCCGGCGTCTCGCCTGCCTATGGCGCGCCGGTACGCGGCTATGAAATCCATCTGGGCGTCACCGAAGGGCCGGATTGCCGCCGTCCCCTCACCATGCTGGACGGGCAGGGCGATGGCGCCCGTTCGCCGAATGGTTTGGTTGAGGGCAGCTATCTCCACGGTCTGTTTCACGCCGACGGCTTTCGCCGGGCATGGCTGGCATCCTTTGGCGACGGCGTGGCGTCAACTCTCGCGTTCGAGGCGCAGGTCGACGCGGCACTCGACAGCCTCGCCGCGGATCTCGAGAAGCATCTCGACATGGATGGGCTCGTCAATCTATCGGAGCCGGCGGGATGGACGCCCCGGCGCTGACGCTCATGGCCATCGCGCTGCTGATCGACGCCCTGGGCGGTGATCCGCGCATTCTCTATCGCCACGTGCCGCATCCGGTGACCATGATGGGCTGGGGGATCGCCTTTCTGGACAACGCCTTGAATTCCCCCGCGCGGCCCGTGGAATACCGGCGTCTGGCGGGCGCCGTGTCACTGGGGCTGCTGATCATCGCCACCGCCGCCGTGGCCTGGAGCGTCCACGGGCTGCTCGCCAGGGTAACGGGCGGCTGGCTGGTGGAGGCCGTGCTGGCCAGCACGCTGCTCGCCCAGCGCAGCCTTTACGATCATGTGGCGGCCGTTCACCGTGCGCTGATCCATGAAGGGCTTGAGGGCGGTCGCGCCGCGGTCTCCATGATCGTCGGGCGCGACGTGCGCGGTCTGGATGAAGCGGGCGTGCGCCGCGCCGCCATCGAGAGCCTGGCCGAGAACCTGTCGGACGGCGTGGTTGCCCCGCTGTTCTGGGGCTGCCTGTTCGGCCTGCCGGGGATCGCCGTGTACAAGCTGGTCAATACCGCCGATTCCATGATCGGCCACCGCACGCCGCGTCACGAGGCCTATGGCTGGGCGGCGGCACGAATGGATGACGCCCTCAACTGGATTCCGGCGCGGTTAAGCGGCGTGTTGATCGCCCTCTGCGCCGGCGCGACCGCGGCAAGGGCGCTTCGCGTGATGCGCCGCGACGCGCGGCACCATCGGTCCCCCAATGCGGGCTGGCCCGAAGCGGCGATGGCCGGAGCGCTGGGTGTGCGTCTGTCTGGCCCGCGCCTCTATGCCGGCAGAATGTCGGCCGAGCCCTGGCTGGGCGTGGACGGCGCCGATCCAGGCGGCCACCATATGCAAAGGGCGCTCGCCATCACGGTCAGGGTGTTCGTGTTGCTCTTCGTCCTGGTCGCGGCGGCGGCGCTTATCCTTTCAGTCTGAGCGGCAGGCCGGCGGCGATGAATTCGACGGTGCTCACCCTGGCGGCGACCGCCTGATTGAGGCGGCCCTGCGCGTCGCGGAAGGCCCGGCCCAGCGGCGTCTCGGGCACAAGTCCCAGGCCGACCTCGTTGGAGACCAGAATGACGCGGCCTGGACAGTCGGCGAGCGCCTGGACGAGGCGCCGGGTTTCCGCCTCGATATCCCGTCCGGCTTCCATGAGGTTGGAAAGCCACAGCGTCAG harbors:
- a CDS encoding ABC transporter substrate-binding protein, whose product is MRDTSRLAVAIGVAVATLCGGASALPRVASTTICGDQLVLTLADRAQIASVSQEATGPLSLHADEAAGLPRNRKTAEELLGVGADVVLMDARGEPKLEEMLTRLGIRVIRLNLSSEFADIEETVMHVAEAFGQRARGLAMVADMRRRRAAVAATVPPGPRPRFVYYRPDGGSAGLNTFVDTAMRASGFDNFQADRGQVGWGTLPLEVLVNDPPDGFVVSFFDTSQSSIRRTFMTHAYLHRLMDEKPVIGVPGKLWPCAGPMVVDAAELLASERVRGMPEERP
- a CDS encoding iron ABC transporter permease, yielding MAIMSLRFGYVPLPASDVLAGLLGSADEKIVTIIRDLRLPRTILALLIGAATGLAGAVLQSLLRNPLAEPSVVGITGGASLGAVIALYFGLSAVFPFALPLSALTGAAIATIVLYLVAARDSSTLTLILVGMAIGGISLSLISLAMNLSPNPWAVSEIIFWLLGSVRDRSFADVTLAAPFIVTGIAVLLTLGKPLDALSLGEEAAQSLGMDLTRVRVLAIVGTSLAVGASVAVAGTIGFVGLVVPHLLRPLVGQMPSRLLLPSALGGAALLAAADVVVRLITVGPELHLGIVTSLIGAPFFLYLILKTRKIVR
- a CDS encoding ABC transporter ATP-binding protein; translation: MTELTAHGIDVSINGKPILEDIGFTVGSGGLMGLIGPNGAGKSTLIRALARLQQMVRGTVSIDGKSIADLPRKELARRIAYLPQGHTVHWPLDVYHLVALGRLPHLSPLARVSARDDAAIMSAMERADVTRFADRTVTTLSGGERARVMLARALAVETPILLADEPVASLDPFHQLQVMELLRGIAEDGRLVIAVLHDLPLAARFCRRLLLMEGGRLVADGTPEAVLAQNHLRDAYAIEGIHGAEQGEHFVLPWRRLGHNGARIG
- a CDS encoding DUF1636 domain-containing protein — encoded protein: MLKKIGGEASIIVCSTCRYTADERDSPDGVRGGVLMARAVREAAAAHDDVEVQEMACLFACSQRCAVHLRAAGKIGYVLGKFEPSPEAARAIVDYFRLYTASDEGVVPYKDWPEEIKGHFLVRVPPAGFVTD
- the cobD gene encoding threonine-phosphate decarboxylase CobD, whose amino-acid sequence is MPPLFPTGHHGGSGADYLRRFHPGAPRPWLDLSTGINPFPYPVGTIGTAAWTALPSPEAEHACRMAMAAYLGTAPDALALLPGSQAGIALVPRLFARGDVDIVEPTYNEHARAWRDAGHDVRGISVEEMAGSTAAVLVVVNPNNPDGRVYSAEALLVLARHRSAAGRWLVVDEAFADLTPEHAVASDARALNLIVLRSFGKFFGLAGVRLGAVAAPPSVVARLERLIGPWAVSGPALEIGARAYADTVWHEMARRALGQRARQMRELLAAARLQLLGGTDLFHLTGHDQAPIIFERLANAGIYVRRFRRNPRWLRFGLPPDEMAQVRLAEALAP
- a CDS encoding cobyric acid synthase; its protein translation is MTARALMFQGTGSDVGKSVIVAGLCRALRLRGMRVVPFKPQNMSNNAAVTAEGGEIGRAQALQARAAGIAASVHMNPVLLKPEGDRGSQVVIHGRVSGAIASRDWSSRRDRFMTPILDSFGQLASSHEMILVEGAGSPAETNLRAGDVANMGFARAAGVPVVLIGDIDRGGVIASLIGTHAVLDDADRAHIRAFMVNKFRGDPALFADGLRTVAEMTGWHSMGIVPWLAAVSRLPAEDAVPLEQGAISAAHGLKIAVPMLSRIANFDDLDPLRAEPGVSIVFVPPGTPLPLDADAVILPGTKSTLADLAMLRAQGWDTDILALARAGRRVLGLCGGFQLLGRTIRDGHGLDGAPGEAAGLGLLDVTTEMAGEKTVREAAGVSPAYGAPVRGYEIHLGVTEGPDCRRPLTMLDGQGDGARSPNGLVEGSYLHGLFHADGFRRAWLASFGDGVASTLAFEAQVDAALDSLAADLEKHLDMDGLVNLSEPAGWTPRR
- the cbiB gene encoding adenosylcobinamide-phosphate synthase CbiB, whose protein sequence is MDAPALTLMAIALLIDALGGDPRILYRHVPHPVTMMGWGIAFLDNALNSPARPVEYRRLAGAVSLGLLIIATAAVAWSVHGLLARVTGGWLVEAVLASTLLAQRSLYDHVAAVHRALIHEGLEGGRAAVSMIVGRDVRGLDEAGVRRAAIESLAENLSDGVVAPLFWGCLFGLPGIAVYKLVNTADSMIGHRTPRHEAYGWAAARMDDALNWIPARLSGVLIALCAGATAARALRVMRRDARHHRSPNAGWPEAAMAGALGVRLSGPRLYAGRMSAEPWLGVDGADPGGHHMQRALAITVRVFVLLFVLVAAAALILSV
- the cobU gene encoding bifunctional adenosylcobinamide kinase/adenosylcobinamide-phosphate guanylyltransferase; its protein translation is MTDSFLILGGARSGKTRRALALADAMPSPIYLATAEARDGEMTDRIARHRAERGPHWRTVEEPLELAQVLRRETRPERALLVDCLTLWLSNLMEAGRDIEAETRRLVQALADCPGRVILVSNEVGLGLVPETPLGRAFRDAQGRLNQAVAARVSTVEFIAAGLPLRLKG